The following coding sequences lie in one Candidatus Neptunochlamydia sp. REUL1 genomic window:
- a CDS encoding CesT family type III secretion system chaperone: protein MDRFQKLLWDLGELIKIPLHVDKNHACNLLLDDKLEIQLQMDPHEENLIIWAFLHEIPPGRFRENVLKDALKINGEFHPFGSLAYYEKKNMLILHNFVPAEALSGEKLMEKLEKFIEEAEEWRSAIEQGGTSPLKYNSADAKPPPFMKQ, encoded by the coding sequence ATGGATCGTTTTCAAAAACTCCTCTGGGATCTCGGAGAACTTATCAAAATCCCCCTTCACGTAGACAAAAATCATGCATGTAATCTCCTTCTAGATGACAAGCTTGAAATCCAACTTCAAATGGACCCACACGAAGAAAACCTTATTATCTGGGCTTTTCTTCATGAAATCCCGCCTGGAAGATTTCGAGAAAATGTCCTTAAAGATGCTCTCAAAATCAATGGAGAATTCCACCCCTTTGGATCTCTAGCCTATTACGAAAAGAAAAACATGCTCATCCTCCATAACTTTGTTCCTGCTGAGGCGCTTTCAGGAGAAAAATTGATGGAAAAACTTGAAAAATTTATTGAAGAAGCCGAAGAGTGGCGCTCCGCCATCGAGCAAGGAGGAACCTCTCCGTTAAAATACAATAGTGCGGATGCCAAACCCCCTCCCTTCATGAAGCAATGA
- a CDS encoding transglutaminase family protein, producing the protein MKKLLLLLLPAMFITAKIPEAHLDTLYRSLDPQSISQLFAFYHLYPATNQGKQALSDAWELMHKHRSERRYLEGELILPAMDIDGVTSFVNKQPFETDIELSEDQLEMIESVSDHLANRNLKGHYVWKESELVSLPTEEVDLSRALLLYQFEEDPLKVRQYEASLDLIALQILARLPIHATDEEKIREISHFIFHEKRFRFPPHSLYAKDIDTYTFLSSVLDSRLGVCLGVSILYLSIAERLDLPLEIITPPGHIYIRYCKGEEIQNIETTARGIHLPNRAYLGINTRKLQQRNKKQVIGLAFINQASVAWHKEDHETTVDLYEKALPFLPDDPLLKMLLGYNYLFIGKEKEGRALLSEIRDLTFDHAVAKETTPEDYLNGKVNTEGIKTLFLHVDETRESILAKQKKVKAILEKYPDFRDGILQLAITQLQLGQSGDALESLSHFHSLDQSSPMVEYYLSIVSLNRFLYKQAWQHLHSAEELTKKRNHSPYCLKGLRHALRPLYPDPSQAQVHLNHSSISD; encoded by the coding sequence ATGAAGAAACTTCTCTTGCTCCTACTTCCTGCGATGTTCATCACAGCGAAGATACCAGAAGCCCATCTCGATACCCTGTATCGGAGCTTAGACCCGCAGTCCATCTCACAACTTTTTGCCTTTTACCATTTGTACCCCGCAACAAACCAAGGAAAGCAAGCGCTTTCAGATGCATGGGAGCTTATGCATAAACATCGAAGTGAGCGCCGCTACTTAGAAGGAGAACTCATCCTTCCCGCGATGGACATTGATGGCGTCACCTCCTTTGTTAATAAACAACCCTTTGAAACCGATATAGAACTCTCCGAAGATCAATTGGAGATGATCGAATCCGTCTCAGATCATCTCGCAAATCGCAATTTGAAAGGACACTATGTCTGGAAAGAATCCGAGCTTGTCTCTCTTCCCACGGAGGAAGTCGATCTTTCTAGAGCACTCCTCCTGTACCAGTTTGAAGAAGATCCTCTAAAAGTGCGGCAGTATGAAGCCTCCCTAGATTTGATTGCATTGCAGATTCTTGCGCGCCTTCCAATCCATGCAACAGATGAAGAAAAAATTCGGGAAATTAGCCATTTCATATTCCACGAAAAACGGTTCCGGTTCCCTCCCCACTCCCTCTATGCAAAAGATATTGATACCTACACGTTCCTGTCCTCTGTATTAGATAGTAGGTTAGGGGTTTGTTTAGGGGTTTCGATTCTTTATCTTTCCATTGCAGAGCGACTCGACCTTCCCCTAGAAATCATCACCCCACCAGGACACATCTATATCCGCTATTGCAAAGGAGAAGAGATCCAGAATATCGAGACCACAGCGCGAGGAATTCATCTCCCCAACCGTGCCTACTTGGGTATCAATACCCGCAAACTTCAACAGCGCAATAAAAAGCAAGTCATTGGTCTTGCCTTCATCAACCAAGCCTCCGTTGCATGGCATAAAGAAGATCATGAAACAACTGTTGATCTTTACGAAAAAGCACTTCCCTTTCTTCCTGATGACCCTCTTCTAAAAATGCTCCTTGGGTACAACTACCTCTTTATCGGAAAAGAAAAGGAAGGGCGTGCACTCCTAAGCGAAATCAGAGACCTTACCTTTGACCACGCCGTTGCAAAAGAGACCACTCCCGAAGACTATTTAAACGGCAAAGTCAATACCGAAGGGATCAAAACCCTTTTTCTCCATGTGGATGAAACCCGAGAATCCATCCTTGCAAAACAGAAAAAAGTTAAAGCAATCCTTGAAAAATACCCCGATTTTCGTGATGGAATTCTCCAACTTGCCATCACTCAACTGCAACTAGGTCAAAGCGGGGATGCGTTAGAAAGCCTTTCTCATTTCCACTCTCTCGATCAAAGCTCCCCCATGGTAGAGTACTACCTGAGCATCGTATCGCTTAATCGCTTCCTCTATAAACAAGCATGGCAACACCTCCATAGCGCTGAGGAGCTCACAAAAAAGAGGAATCACTCCCCCTATTGCCTAAAAGGGCTACGCCATGCCCTGCGCCCCCTCTACCCAGATCCCTCACAAGCCCAGGTTCACCTGAACCATTCCTCAATATCTGACTAA
- a CDS encoding 4-alpha-glucanotransferase: MKALPTEKAWRKVGMKHHHGIQVPLLSIRTEKSSGNGEFLDLIPLIDWVASLGIDVLQLLPLNDSGRDPSPYNALSATALHPIYLSLHALPHSEGLEAFHPFNETKRVAYRQVLDQKLTYLRKYVEKHGKEILENHHYLSFIQKSPHLEDYALYKVLKEKHNNNEWMNWSEKEQNLSRNERRSLEKNLTHETNFHLVVQFLCHEQLKKVKAHAEKKGVFLKGDIPILISPDSADVWAHKEFFDLSFTVGSPPNHFDPPGQNWRFPLYNWKAMEENHFEWWKKRIEVATHYFHIYRVDHILGFFRIWAIPYGKTPSDGHFIPKDPALMEMQGKMLLDTLISFSDMLPIGEDLGDPPSFVRPVMGKLGIPGTKIFRRYRNWKTDHSFVPYEEYPPISIASVSTHDIETLYLWWKKFPDEARDYASFKGWKYKEELSIDHHRAILHDIHHCGSLFHVNLLQEYLALTPDLTWDNPEDERINIPGTESSLNWTYRYRFPLENLTQNATLKQEIKNVVTSKV, from the coding sequence ATGAAAGCATTGCCAACGGAAAAAGCTTGGAGAAAAGTGGGAATGAAACACCACCATGGTATCCAAGTCCCCCTCTTGTCAATTCGAACAGAAAAAAGCTCCGGAAACGGTGAATTTCTTGATCTTATTCCCCTAATTGATTGGGTCGCTTCATTAGGGATAGATGTTTTGCAACTCCTACCTCTTAACGACTCAGGACGTGATCCTAGCCCCTACAATGCTCTTTCTGCAACAGCCCTTCACCCTATTTATCTCAGCCTTCATGCCCTTCCACATAGTGAAGGACTTGAAGCCTTTCATCCCTTTAACGAAACTAAACGGGTAGCCTACCGTCAAGTCCTTGATCAAAAACTTACCTACCTAAGAAAATATGTTGAAAAACATGGGAAAGAAATTTTAGAAAATCACCACTACCTCTCCTTTATTCAAAAAAGTCCTCACCTAGAAGACTATGCGCTTTACAAAGTTCTCAAGGAAAAACATAACAATAATGAGTGGATGAATTGGTCCGAGAAAGAACAAAATCTTTCTCGAAATGAGCGTCGCAGTTTAGAAAAAAACCTGACCCATGAAACCAACTTTCACCTCGTTGTTCAGTTTCTTTGTCATGAACAACTCAAAAAAGTGAAAGCCCATGCCGAAAAAAAAGGCGTCTTTCTAAAAGGCGATATTCCTATCCTTATCAGCCCTGATAGTGCCGATGTGTGGGCACACAAAGAGTTCTTCGATCTTTCATTCACCGTAGGGAGCCCTCCGAATCATTTTGATCCCCCAGGACAAAACTGGCGATTTCCCCTTTATAATTGGAAAGCAATGGAAGAAAATCATTTTGAGTGGTGGAAAAAACGGATCGAAGTCGCAACCCATTACTTTCACATCTACCGCGTTGACCATATTCTTGGTTTTTTTCGCATTTGGGCCATTCCCTATGGGAAAACCCCTTCAGATGGGCACTTTATTCCAAAGGATCCAGCCCTTATGGAGATGCAAGGTAAAATGCTTCTTGATACACTCATTTCCTTTTCAGATATGCTTCCTATCGGGGAAGATCTAGGTGATCCCCCTTCTTTCGTGCGTCCAGTGATGGGAAAACTTGGGATCCCTGGAACCAAAATCTTTCGCCGCTATCGAAATTGGAAAACAGACCACTCCTTTGTCCCCTACGAAGAATACCCTCCCATCAGCATTGCCTCGGTCTCAACGCATGACATTGAAACACTCTATCTTTGGTGGAAAAAATTTCCTGATGAAGCACGTGACTACGCAAGCTTTAAGGGATGGAAGTATAAAGAAGAGCTCTCCATAGACCACCACCGCGCTATCCTCCATGACATCCACCACTGCGGTAGTCTTTTCCATGTAAACCTTCTCCAGGAATACCTGGCCTTAACTCCTGACCTGACTTGGGATAATCCAGAAGATGAACGGATCAATATTCCAGGGACCGAGTCATCACTCAACTGGACCTATCGCTACAGATTCCCCCTTGAAAATCTCACTCAAAATGCTACCCTCAAACAAGAAATCAAAAATGTGGTAACTTCAAAAGTATGA